The following coding sequences lie in one Xyrauchen texanus isolate HMW12.3.18 chromosome 25, RBS_HiC_50CHRs, whole genome shotgun sequence genomic window:
- the hmgb2b gene encoding high mobility group protein B2b — MVKGDVNKPKGKTSAYAYFVQTCRDEHKRKSPEVPINFSEFSKKCSERWKTLTASDKIRFEDMAKSDKVRYDKEMKTYVPPKGVGKTGRKKKDPNAPKRPPSAFFVFCAEYRPSVKSEHPNLSIGETAKKLGELWSKQSSKDRIPFEQKAMKLREKYEKDVAAYRAGGGAAAKRGPGRPTVSAKKAQVEDDDDDDDDDDDMEDEEEDEEEDDEDDE, encoded by the exons ATGGTGAAAGGAGACGTTAATAAACCCAAAGGAAAGACATCTGCGTACGCTTACTTCGTCCAGACCTGTCGTGATGAACACAAGCGTAAAAGTCCAGAAGTTCCCATCAACTTCTCCGAGTTCTCCAAGAAATGCTCCGAGAGATGGAAG ACTCTGACCGCTTCAGACAAGATCAGGTTTGAAGACATGGCCAAATCAGATAAAGTTCGTTACGACAAGGAGATGAAGACTTACGTGCCGCCCAAAGGTGTCGGTAAGACCGGAAGAAAGAAGAAAGACCCCAATGCTCCGAAACGACCCCC ATCTGCGTTCTTCGTCTTTTGCGCCGAGTATCGACCATCGGTGAAGAGCGAGCACCCCAATCTGTCCATCGGAGAGACCGCGAAGAAGTTGGGGGAGTTGTGGTCCAAGCAGAGCAGCAAAGACCGCATACCGTTCGAACAGAAGGCCATGAAACTGCGCGAGAAATATGAGAAG GACGTTGCAGCGTATCGCGCAGGGGGCGGAGCTGCGGCAAAGAGGGGGCCGGGTCGACCCACTGTCTCCGCTAAAAAAGCCCAGgtagaagatgatgatgatgatgatgacgacgacgATGACATGGAGGATGAAGAGGAAGACGAGGAGG